A region from the Paenibacillus humicola genome encodes:
- the hslO gene encoding Hsp33 family molecular chaperone HslO, translating to MESTSNDYLVRGTAWGGKLRLFAVTTSALVDELRRRQGTLPTTTAALGRIATAGAMMGAMLKGEEKLTIQVKGDGPVGQIVVDANARGEVRGYVDHPQVQLASNALGKLDVAGAVGRSGHIHVIKDLGLKDPYRGSIPIVSGELAEDFTYYFATSEQTPSVVGLSVLVDEYGRVLNAGGFIVQMMPGCEEDEIAKLERSVSVLPPISALLDQGETPEGLLRWVVGENMELLDRMDVIFKCKCSRERVERTLISMGEQELRQLIEEDGKAEVVCHFCNEKYAFDREQLMTLLDQAKPKPIS from the coding sequence ATGGAAAGCACGAGCAACGATTATTTGGTGCGCGGCACCGCTTGGGGCGGTAAGCTGCGGCTGTTTGCCGTCACGACGTCCGCGCTGGTCGACGAGCTCCGCCGCCGTCAGGGGACGCTCCCGACGACGACGGCGGCGCTCGGACGCATCGCAACGGCAGGCGCGATGATGGGCGCGATGCTGAAGGGCGAAGAGAAGCTGACGATTCAAGTGAAGGGCGACGGCCCGGTCGGCCAAATCGTCGTCGACGCGAATGCCCGCGGCGAAGTGCGCGGCTATGTCGATCACCCGCAGGTACAGCTCGCCAGCAATGCGCTCGGCAAGCTGGACGTGGCGGGCGCAGTAGGAAGAAGCGGCCACATTCACGTAATCAAGGACCTTGGGCTGAAGGATCCGTACCGGGGGAGCATCCCGATCGTTTCGGGAGAGCTCGCGGAAGATTTTACCTATTATTTCGCAACCTCGGAACAGACGCCGTCGGTCGTCGGGCTTAGCGTGCTGGTGGACGAATACGGCAGGGTGCTCAACGCGGGCGGTTTTATCGTACAGATGATGCCGGGCTGCGAAGAAGATGAGATTGCGAAGCTGGAGCGGTCGGTTTCCGTCCTGCCTCCGATTTCCGCGCTGCTGGACCAGGGCGAGACGCCGGAAGGACTGCTCCGCTGGGTTGTGGGCGAGAATATGGAACTGCTTGACCGGATGGACGTCATATTCAAGTGCAAATGCTCGCGAGAGCGTGTGGAACGGACGCTGATCAGCATGGGAGAGCAGGAGCTGAGGCAGCTCATCGAGGAAGACGGGAAAGCGGAAGTCGTATGCCATTTTTGCAACGAGAAGTATGCCTTTGACCGCGAGCAATTGATGACGCTGCTCGATCAAGCGAAGCCGAAGCCGATTTCGTAA
- a CDS encoding type III pantothenate kinase yields MIFVIDVGNTHIVLGIYRGRNLLHHWRLSTNRSSTVDEYGMMVHNLFHIAGLRLTDVEGVIISSVVPPLMRTLEQLCAQYLRKSPLVVGPGIKTGLNIRYENPREVGADRIVNAVAGIEKYGVPLIVVDFGTATTFDYIDPSGSYLGGAIVPGIGISTEALYQRAAKLPRIELVKPKSVIGRNPVTSMQAGVIYGYAGQVDGIVRRIRTEFNVSPRVVATGGLSELIAAESETIEVVDPLLTLEGLRMIYERNQDH; encoded by the coding sequence GTGATTTTTGTTATCGATGTGGGCAATACCCATATTGTGCTTGGCATTTACCGGGGCCGCAACCTGCTGCATCACTGGCGGCTCAGCACGAATCGGTCCTCGACCGTCGACGAATACGGGATGATGGTGCATAACCTGTTCCATATCGCCGGACTGAGGCTGACGGACGTCGAAGGGGTTATCATTTCGTCCGTCGTCCCGCCGCTTATGCGGACGCTCGAGCAGCTGTGCGCGCAATATTTGCGCAAAAGCCCGCTGGTCGTCGGCCCCGGCATCAAGACCGGGCTCAATATCCGGTACGAAAATCCGCGCGAGGTCGGCGCCGACCGGATCGTTAACGCGGTGGCCGGCATCGAGAAATACGGCGTGCCGCTTATTGTGGTCGATTTCGGCACGGCGACGACGTTCGATTATATCGACCCGAGCGGCAGCTATCTGGGCGGAGCGATCGTACCGGGCATCGGCATTTCGACGGAGGCGCTGTACCAGCGCGCGGCGAAGCTGCCCCGCATCGAGCTTGTAAAACCAAAAAGCGTGATCGGCCGCAATCCCGTTACTTCCATGCAGGCGGGTGTCATATACGGCTATGCGGGGCAGGTGGACGGCATCGTTCGCCGCATCCGCACCGAATTTAACGTCTCGCCGCGCGTCGTGGCGACGGGCGGTCTTTCCGAGCTGATCGCCGCCGAATCGGAAACGATCGAAGTGGTCGATCCGCTTCTGACGCTGGAAGGACTGCGAATGATTTACGAGCGCAATCAGGATCATTAA
- a CDS encoding anthranilate synthase component I family protein codes for MGLVREGMERGLEAIVSTAFADWVLWHNEGYTSLPLLLERPLPPERLRPASWEPAWRSADSHAIVLESGKDGRYTYLGIGPSSVIRGKGGRAEAWDRDDRSGRSETKTRYEGGPLETVRTWMEGRRAPRLWWGPKWTGGCAGFWSYDIVRSIERLPETAADDLGLPDYLFMRFDELWVIDRIGEVLFCAVHTEVVPGMTEHHLRSLYEDAIGRAEAMLRQWEEWTSGGAGEEAADRCRMRTERLEKESLHIDIEAVEGITSPFPKTAYMEAVQRIRDYIAQGDVFQVNLSLRQSRRLAARPEELYEWLRLINPSPYMGFLRCPDFQLVSASPELLVELRDGRLATRPIAGTRRRGRTEEEDRRMAEELRTSEKERAEHIMLVDLERNDLGRIAAYGSVRVKELMAIEYYSHVMHLVSQVEGLLAEGKDAFDVIAATFPGGTITGAPKVRTMEIIEELEPVRRGPYTGSLGWIDYGGDMEFNIIIRTMTVKDGVVHTQAGAGIVIDSVPEREYYESLNKAKALWKAIEYSERSAEHIPRG; via the coding sequence ATGGGGCTTGTACGGGAAGGAATGGAGCGGGGATTGGAAGCGATCGTATCGACCGCATTTGCGGACTGGGTATTGTGGCATAATGAAGGTTATACGTCGCTTCCGCTGCTGCTGGAACGGCCGCTGCCTCCGGAGCGGCTGCGGCCGGCTTCCTGGGAGCCGGCTTGGCGGTCGGCCGACTCGCACGCGATTGTGCTGGAAAGCGGGAAGGACGGACGGTATACGTATTTGGGAATCGGGCCGTCATCCGTCATCCGCGGCAAGGGCGGACGGGCCGAAGCATGGGACAGGGACGATCGTTCCGGGCGAAGCGAGACAAAGACCCGTTATGAGGGCGGACCGCTCGAAACCGTGCGTACCTGGATGGAAGGGCGAAGAGCGCCCAGGCTCTGGTGGGGGCCAAAATGGACAGGCGGCTGCGCCGGCTTCTGGAGCTACGATATTGTCCGTTCCATCGAACGGCTTCCGGAAACGGCGGCGGACGATCTCGGTCTGCCGGATTATCTGTTCATGCGGTTCGATGAGCTGTGGGTGATCGATCGTATCGGAGAGGTGCTGTTTTGCGCCGTCCATACGGAAGTCGTGCCCGGCATGACGGAGCATCACCTTCGCTCCCTTTATGAGGACGCGATCGGGAGGGCGGAAGCAATGCTCCGGCAGTGGGAAGAATGGACAAGCGGCGGCGCGGGCGAAGAAGCGGCAGACAGATGCCGGATGCGGACGGAGCGGCTGGAAAAGGAATCGCTGCATATCGATATCGAGGCGGTGGAAGGCATTACCTCCCCGTTTCCCAAGACGGCTTATATGGAAGCGGTCCAGCGAATTCGGGACTATATTGCTCAGGGCGACGTGTTCCAGGTCAACTTGTCGCTGCGGCAGAGCAGGCGGCTTGCCGCCCGGCCGGAGGAGCTGTACGAGTGGCTGCGGCTGATCAATCCGTCGCCGTATATGGGATTTTTGCGCTGCCCCGATTTTCAGCTGGTTTCGGCGTCGCCTGAGCTGCTGGTCGAGCTTCGGGACGGCAGGCTGGCGACGAGGCCGATCGCCGGCACGCGGAGGCGGGGCCGGACCGAAGAAGAGGACCGGCGTATGGCCGAGGAGCTCCGGACGAGCGAGAAGGAGCGGGCGGAGCACATCATGCTCGTCGATTTGGAGCGCAACGACCTCGGGCGGATCGCCGCTTATGGCTCCGTACGAGTGAAAGAGCTGATGGCGATCGAATATTACAGCCACGTGATGCATCTGGTCTCGCAGGTCGAAGGCTTGCTGGCGGAAGGAAAGGACGCCTTCGACGTCATCGCCGCGACGTTTCCGGGCGGTACGATCACGGGAGCGCCGAAGGTCCGCACGATGGAGATCATCGAGGAGCTTGAGCCCGTGCGCCGGGGACCGTACACGGGCTCGCTCGGCTGGATTGACTACGGCGGCGATATGGAATTTAATATTATTATTCGCACGATGACGGTGAAGGACGGCGTCGTCCACACGCAGGCCGGAGCGGGCATCGTTATCGATTCCGTGCCGGAGCGCGAATATTACGAGTCGCTGAACAAGGCGAAGGCGCTGTGGAAAGCGATCGAATACAGCGAGCGGTCGGCCGAACATATTCCGAGGGGGTAG
- the pabA gene encoding aminodeoxychorismate/anthranilate synthase component II, which produces MILVIDNYDSFTYNLVQYLGELGEEIVVKRNDEVDLESIAALGPDHILISPGPCSPNEAGVSLALIDRFKGEIPIFGVCLGHQSIGQAFGGDVVRAEKLMHGKTSEILHDGKTIFEGIPSPFTATRYHSLIVKKETLPDCLEISAETAEGEIMGLRHKEYPIEGVQFHPESIITENGLLLLRNFLRLRAGAAR; this is translated from the coding sequence ATGATTTTGGTTATCGACAATTACGATTCGTTTACGTATAACCTGGTCCAATATTTGGGTGAGCTTGGCGAGGAGATCGTCGTGAAGCGCAACGACGAGGTCGATCTGGAGAGCATCGCCGCGCTCGGGCCGGATCATATTTTAATCTCCCCCGGCCCGTGCAGCCCGAACGAAGCGGGGGTCAGCCTTGCGCTCATCGACCGGTTCAAAGGCGAGATCCCGATATTCGGCGTCTGCCTCGGGCATCAGTCGATCGGACAGGCGTTCGGCGGAGACGTCGTGCGGGCGGAAAAGCTGATGCACGGCAAAACATCGGAAATTTTGCACGACGGTAAAACGATCTTCGAAGGCATTCCGTCGCCGTTTACGGCAACCCGGTACCATTCCTTGATCGTCAAAAAAGAAACGCTTCCGGACTGCCTGGAAATTAGCGCGGAAACGGCGGAGGGCGAAATTATGGGGCTTCGCCATAAGGAATATCCGATCGAAGGCGTACAATTTCATCCCGAATCGATCATTACCGAGAACGGACTCCTGCTGCTCCGTAACTTTTTGCGTCTCCGGGCAGGCGCAGCGCGATGA
- the cysK gene encoding cysteine synthase A produces the protein MARIVQSVTELIGDTPLVRLNRLVPEGSAEIYVKLEYQNPGASVKDRIAISMVEAAEADGLIKPGVNTIIEPTSGNTGIGLAMVAAAKGYKAVFVMPETMSNERKNLLRAYGADLVLTPGSEGMNGAVRRAEEILKENPSYFMPQQFKNQANVNVHRRTTGPEIVEAINSLDGKLDAFVAGIGTGGTISGAGEVLKKNFPGIKIVAIEPAASPILSGGKPGPHKIQGLGANFIPDILNREIYDQIITVENDDAFETARKAAKEEGILCGISSGAAIFAALQVAKELGAGKRVVAIVPSNGERYLSTPLFNFEN, from the coding sequence ATGGCCAGAATTGTACAAAGCGTTACGGAACTTATCGGAGATACACCGCTTGTCCGTCTGAACCGGCTTGTTCCCGAGGGCAGCGCAGAGATTTACGTCAAGCTTGAGTACCAAAATCCGGGCGCGAGCGTGAAAGACCGGATCGCCATCAGCATGGTCGAAGCGGCCGAAGCCGACGGCCTGATCAAGCCGGGCGTCAATACGATTATTGAGCCGACGAGCGGAAATACGGGTATCGGGCTTGCCATGGTTGCCGCAGCGAAAGGGTATAAGGCGGTTTTCGTCATGCCGGAAACGATGAGCAACGAACGGAAAAATCTGCTTCGTGCGTACGGCGCGGATCTCGTGCTGACGCCGGGCTCCGAAGGCATGAACGGCGCCGTTCGCCGCGCGGAGGAAATTTTGAAGGAGAACCCGTCCTACTTCATGCCGCAGCAGTTCAAGAACCAGGCGAATGTGAACGTTCACCGCAGAACGACAGGGCCGGAAATCGTTGAGGCGATCAACTCGCTGGACGGCAAGCTGGACGCTTTCGTAGCCGGGATCGGCACGGGCGGTACTATTTCCGGCGCCGGCGAAGTGCTCAAGAAAAACTTCCCGGGCATCAAAATTGTCGCCATCGAGCCTGCGGCATCGCCGATTCTGTCCGGCGGCAAGCCGGGACCGCACAAAATTCAAGGTCTTGGCGCGAACTTTATCCCGGACATTCTGAACCGCGAAATTTACGATCAGATCATTACGGTCGAGAACGACGACGCATTTGAAACCGCGCGCAAAGCCGCTAAGGAAGAAGGCATTCTGTGCGGTATTTCGTCCGGCGCCGCCATCTTTGCGGCACTGCAGGTGGCCAAAGAGCTGGGCGCGGGCAAGCGCGTCGTTGCAATCGTTCCGTCCAACGGCGAGCGATATTTGTCCACGCCGCTGTTCAACTTCGAGAACTGA
- a CDS encoding aminotransferase class IV, with protein sequence MKIGMRGAVRPSEEAVISVYDHGFLYGMGLFETFRTYNGGRPYLLKRHLQRLEEGCRSLGIAYRPDEAALRSLLADLMRANGLDEAYVRLTVTAGEGELGLPPADYSEPVELLMAKPLPAADPGLYETGRQLALLRTSRNTPEGELRLKSLHYMNNIIAKRELRGLGTAPGSEGLMLTKDGLLAEGIVSNLFFVAEGTVCTPSLVTGILPGITRARIIELAADAGLRVEEGLFDWSRLIQAEEIWVTNSVQELVPVTELRGLEGTALRIGDGSAGPVARKLLAAYRADIASQTGKDGQQR encoded by the coding sequence ATGAAAATCGGCATGCGGGGCGCGGTTCGTCCTTCGGAGGAAGCCGTGATCTCGGTCTACGATCACGGCTTTTTGTATGGCATGGGACTGTTCGAGACGTTTCGCACCTATAACGGCGGGCGGCCTTATCTGTTGAAGCGGCATTTACAGCGGCTTGAAGAGGGCTGCCGCTCGCTCGGTATTGCCTATCGGCCGGACGAAGCGGCGCTTCGAAGCCTGCTGGCGGACCTCATGCGCGCGAACGGGCTGGATGAGGCTTACGTTCGCCTGACGGTGACGGCCGGCGAAGGGGAGCTCGGGCTCCCGCCCGCCGATTACTCCGAGCCGGTCGAGCTGCTGATGGCCAAGCCGCTGCCGGCTGCCGATCCCGGGCTGTACGAGACCGGCCGGCAGCTCGCGCTCTTGCGGACAAGCCGCAACACGCCCGAGGGCGAACTTCGTCTGAAGTCGCTGCATTATATGAACAATATTATAGCCAAGAGGGAGCTGCGCGGACTCGGCACCGCTCCCGGATCGGAAGGGCTGATGCTAACGAAGGACGGTCTGCTTGCCGAAGGAATCGTCAGCAATCTGTTTTTCGTTGCGGAGGGGACGGTATGCACGCCTTCGCTCGTTACGGGTATTTTGCCGGGCATCACCCGGGCGAGGATCATCGAGCTTGCCGCCGATGCCGGTTTGCGCGTCGAAGAGGGCTTGTTTGACTGGAGCCGGTTAATTCAAGCGGAGGAAATTTGGGTAACGAATTCTGTACAGGAGCTCGTTCCCGTTACGGAGCTGCGCGGCCTCGAGGGGACGGCTTTGCGAATCGGAGACGGTTCGGCCGGACCGGTCGCGCGCAAACTGCTTGCCGCCTATCGCGCGGATATTGCGTCGCAGACGGGAAAGGATGGACAGCAGCGATGA
- a CDS encoding SurA N-terminal domain-containing protein translates to MGKDRVLRTVVILQGLCMIVLAVVVVTRVLAAPAESHASETGGADNGGNEPSRSAGRVAATVGDEQITEEELAAALRSEYGDSVLHTLMVRSAVRQEAAAYGLGVSPEELDSELAEEMEGYGGEQPFYQAMKDQLGLTPEAVREDAKYRLLLEKIATRTISVSDREIDDYIKANKDEFEPKVQYRLAWILSADKQDADAVLDKLGKGEEFALMARTYSTDKDTAANGGELGLIDADDPFVGGGVMKTAAAMSIGEVAGPIAVPGGQAVVKLEEKRSGPAMSVKKQREIARRQVALSKASPTPEVEEELLTKYKAAIMK, encoded by the coding sequence ATGGGGAAAGACCGGGTACTGAGGACTGTTGTGATCCTGCAAGGCCTTTGTATGATCGTGCTTGCCGTCGTGGTCGTGACGCGCGTGCTGGCGGCGCCCGCCGAATCGCACGCCTCGGAGACCGGAGGGGCCGATAATGGAGGAAATGAGCCGTCGCGGTCGGCCGGCCGGGTTGCAGCCACCGTCGGGGATGAGCAAATAACCGAGGAAGAGCTGGCCGCGGCGCTGCGGAGCGAGTACGGTGACAGCGTACTGCATACCTTAATGGTACGCTCGGCCGTCCGTCAGGAGGCCGCCGCCTATGGGCTCGGCGTTTCGCCGGAGGAGCTGGACAGTGAGCTGGCGGAGGAGATGGAAGGGTACGGCGGCGAACAGCCGTTTTATCAGGCGATGAAGGACCAGCTCGGGCTGACGCCCGAAGCCGTCCGGGAAGATGCGAAATACCGGCTGCTGCTCGAGAAGATCGCCACGCGGACGATCAGCGTGAGCGACCGGGAGATCGACGATTACATCAAGGCAAACAAAGACGAGTTTGAACCGAAGGTGCAGTATCGTCTGGCCTGGATCCTGTCCGCGGACAAGCAGGATGCAGACGCGGTGCTGGACAAGCTGGGAAAAGGCGAAGAATTCGCGTTGATGGCGCGGACGTATTCGACGGACAAGGACACGGCGGCGAATGGCGGCGAGCTGGGGCTTATCGATGCGGACGACCCGTTTGTCGGCGGCGGCGTTATGAAAACGGCTGCCGCCATGAGCATCGGCGAGGTTGCCGGCCCGATCGCGGTACCGGGGGGTCAGGCGGTGGTCAAGCTGGAGGAGAAGCGGAGCGGGCCCGCGATGAGCGTCAAGAAACAGCGGGAGATCGCCCGCCGCCAGGTTGCGCTGTCGAAAGCGAGCCCGACGCCGGAAGTGGAAGAGGAATTGCTGACAAAATATAAAGCGGCGATCATGAAGTAA
- the nadC gene encoding carboxylating nicotinate-nucleotide diphosphorylase codes for MYNAALAAITGGIGIDALQAQIRAWLAEDVGTGDVTTWATIPADSRSKAVIHAKEDGVIAGIAVSELVFHTVDESLSFRPLVRDGEAVTKGTVLAEVEGSTHSVLTGERLALNLLQRMSGIATKTRTFVDALEGLPVRLVDTRKTTPGHRVLEKYAVRVGGGANHRFGLYDAVMIKDNHIKGSGGIEGAVRAARSVIPHTMKIEVETESLEQVEEALVSGADIIMLDNMPSGMMKDAVARIKSRAPHVIVEASGGVRLDTIRGIAECGVDVISVGALTYSFQSLDISLDLGGKKGGQA; via the coding sequence ATGTATAACGCGGCACTTGCCGCCATCACCGGCGGTATCGGCATCGATGCGCTGCAGGCGCAAATCCGGGCGTGGCTGGCCGAGGACGTCGGAACGGGCGACGTGACGACCTGGGCGACGATTCCGGCAGACAGCCGTTCGAAGGCGGTCATTCATGCGAAAGAGGACGGCGTGATCGCCGGCATCGCGGTTTCCGAGCTCGTGTTCCATACGGTCGACGAATCGCTGTCGTTTCGGCCGCTAGTCCGCGACGGGGAAGCGGTGACGAAGGGCACCGTACTTGCCGAGGTGGAAGGCAGCACGCACTCCGTGCTGACCGGCGAACGTCTGGCGCTTAATTTGCTGCAGCGGATGTCCGGCATTGCGACGAAGACGCGTACGTTCGTCGATGCGCTGGAAGGGCTGCCTGTCCGGCTCGTCGATACGCGCAAGACGACGCCCGGCCACCGGGTGCTGGAGAAATATGCGGTCCGGGTCGGCGGCGGCGCGAATCACCGGTTTGGTTTATATGATGCCGTGATGATCAAGGATAATCATATTAAAGGCTCGGGCGGCATTGAGGGCGCGGTTCGGGCCGCGCGAAGCGTCATCCCGCATACGATGAAGATCGAAGTGGAGACGGAGTCGCTCGAGCAGGTGGAGGAAGCGCTCGTAAGCGGCGCGGATATCATTATGCTGGACAATATGCCGAGCGGCATGATGAAGGATGCGGTCGCCCGCATCAAATCGCGCGCGCCGCACGTCATCGTAGAGGCGTCCGGCGGCGTCCGGCTCGATACGATCCGCGGCATTGCTGAATGCGGCGTCGACGTCATTTCGGTGGGCGCGCTCACGTATTCGTTTCAATCGCTTGATATCAGCTTGGACCTGGGCGGGAAAAAAGGAGGCCAGGCGTAA
- the nadA gene encoding quinolinate synthase NadA: MEALALERKAEQNRELRERLLQLKKERNAIILAHYYQRDEVQEVADFRGDSFLLAQKAAQTDADTIVFCGVHFMGESAKILAPNKTVLIPDERAGCPMADMVNVDGLRKLKAQHPNATVVTYINSSAEIKAETDICCTSANALKVVNSVEGDEVIWVPDKNLGDYVQRHTDKKMIIWEGYCNTHDMLTVKDVEEMKAKYPNAQFVVHPECRPEVVKLGDFVGSTTAIIKYCKESDCKEFIVGTEDGTGYQLRLDSPDKTFHFATKYLVCPNMKVNNLKKLVKCLETMQPQIYVPEQIAEKARLSLERMLQVK; this comes from the coding sequence ATGGAGGCTCTGGCTCTCGAGCGGAAAGCGGAACAAAACCGCGAGCTGCGGGAACGTCTCTTGCAGCTGAAGAAAGAGCGCAACGCAATTATTTTGGCTCATTATTACCAGCGCGACGAAGTACAGGAGGTGGCCGATTTCCGCGGGGATTCGTTCCTGCTTGCCCAGAAGGCGGCGCAGACCGATGCGGATACGATCGTGTTTTGCGGCGTTCATTTCATGGGCGAGAGCGCCAAAATATTAGCGCCGAACAAAACCGTCCTCATCCCTGACGAACGCGCCGGCTGTCCGATGGCCGACATGGTGAACGTGGACGGGCTTCGCAAGCTGAAAGCGCAGCATCCGAACGCGACCGTCGTCACGTATATCAATTCTTCGGCGGAAATCAAGGCGGAGACGGACATCTGCTGCACCTCGGCCAATGCGCTGAAAGTCGTCAATTCGGTCGAAGGCGACGAAGTGATCTGGGTGCCGGACAAAAACCTCGGCGATTACGTGCAGCGCCACACCGACAAAAAAATGATCATTTGGGAAGGGTACTGCAATACGCACGACATGCTTACCGTGAAGGATGTCGAGGAAATGAAAGCGAAATATCCGAATGCCCAGTTTGTCGTGCATCCCGAGTGCCGGCCCGAGGTCGTGAAGCTCGGCGATTTTGTGGGCAGCACAACCGCGATCATCAAATACTGCAAGGAGTCGGATTGCAAAGAATTTATCGTCGGCACCGAGGACGGAACCGGCTATCAGCTGCGGCTCGACAGCCCGGACAAAACATTCCATTTTGCAACCAAATATTTAGTCTGCCCGAACATGAAGGTCAATAACCTGAAAAAGCTGGTCAAATGTTTGGAAACGATGCAGCCGCAAATTTATGTTCCCGAGCAAATCGCGGAGAAAGCCCGCTTGTCCCTGGAGCGCATGTTACAAGTGAAGTAG
- the nadB gene encoding L-aspartate oxidase: protein MIPRYLVDFELEGLPVIEKDVIVIGAGIAGLFTAIKACETNSVLMITKKSLLDSNTRYAQGGIAAVISSDDSPEYHRQDTLAAGAGLCSDQAVDVLVHEGPSGVDDLVRMGTHFDQENGEYALTKEGAHSQRRILHANGDATGFEIVRALSEKAVADSRIEVWDEHFVIDLVTSGSECIGALVQKPDGQRLFVRGKATVLCTGGAGQLYRYTTNPEVATGDGIAMAYRAGAYIQDVEFIQFHPTSLCYPGAPRFLISEAVRGEGAVLRNIKGERFMERYHEQLELAPRDVVARAIISEMEETKSTFVYIDITHESAEMIRHRFPNIYEFCLQYGLDLTTDWIPVAPAAHYMMGGVKTDLNGETNINRLFACGECSSTGVHGANRLASNSLSEAIVFGRRIVDRISRLKPLLPDVSAHAESMHRSGAPMQAVVERRLKLQKVMVRYVGLRRSGKGLGRGLEELKRQLPIFQSVLTKREEFEFANMLTCALLTANAALSREESRGAHCREDFPERDDLKWRKHTVLHREYGVTEERIEYV, encoded by the coding sequence ATGATTCCGCGTTATTTGGTTGATTTCGAGCTTGAAGGGCTGCCTGTCATCGAAAAGGACGTCATTGTGATCGGGGCCGGCATTGCCGGTCTTTTTACCGCTATTAAAGCATGCGAGACGAACAGCGTCCTGATGATTACGAAGAAATCGCTGCTTGACAGCAATACCCGGTACGCGCAAGGCGGCATCGCGGCCGTTATTTCCAGCGATGATTCGCCGGAGTATCACCGGCAGGATACGCTTGCGGCCGGCGCCGGGCTCTGCTCGGATCAGGCTGTCGATGTGCTCGTCCATGAAGGCCCGAGCGGGGTTGACGATCTGGTGCGGATGGGAACGCATTTCGATCAGGAGAACGGCGAATACGCGCTGACGAAGGAAGGGGCGCACAGCCAGCGCCGCATTTTGCATGCGAATGGGGATGCGACCGGCTTTGAAATCGTTCGCGCGCTGTCGGAGAAAGCGGTTGCCGACTCGCGGATCGAAGTATGGGACGAGCATTTCGTCATCGATCTGGTGACGAGCGGCTCCGAATGCATCGGCGCTTTAGTGCAGAAGCCGGACGGCCAGCGTCTGTTCGTCCGCGGCAAAGCGACGGTTCTGTGCACCGGCGGCGCCGGCCAGCTGTACCGCTACACGACGAACCCGGAGGTTGCGACCGGAGACGGAATTGCGATGGCCTATCGTGCGGGCGCTTACATACAGGATGTGGAGTTTATTCAATTCCATCCCACATCGCTGTGTTACCCCGGAGCGCCGCGTTTTCTCATTTCGGAGGCGGTACGCGGCGAGGGCGCCGTCCTGCGGAACATCAAAGGCGAGCGGTTTATGGAGCGCTACCATGAGCAGCTGGAGCTGGCGCCGCGCGACGTGGTCGCCCGGGCGATCATCAGCGAGATGGAAGAGACGAAGTCGACCTTCGTCTATATCGACATTACGCATGAATCGGCGGAGATGATCCGGCACCGGTTCCCGAACATTTACGAATTTTGTCTCCAGTACGGGCTCGATTTGACGACCGACTGGATTCCGGTCGCTCCGGCGGCGCATTATATGATGGGCGGCGTGAAAACCGATTTGAACGGCGAGACGAACATCAATCGCCTGTTTGCTTGCGGTGAATGCTCGTCCACCGGGGTACATGGCGCGAACCGGCTGGCAAGCAATTCGCTGTCTGAGGCCATCGTATTCGGGCGCCGCATCGTTGATCGGATCAGCCGGCTGAAGCCGCTACTGCCGGACGTCTCCGCCCATGCCGAGTCGATGCATCGGAGCGGAGCGCCGATGCAGGCCGTAGTGGAGCGCCGGCTCAAGCTGCAAAAGGTGATGGTCCGCTACGTCGGACTGCGCCGCAGCGGCAAAGGGCTTGGCAGGGGACTTGAAGAGCTGAAGCGCCAGCTGCCTATTTTCCAGTCGGTGCTGACGAAAAGGGAAGAATTCGAATTTGCCAATATGCTCACGTGCGCGCTGCTTACCGCGAATGCGGCCTTATCGCGCGAAGAGAGCAGAGGCGCGCATTGCCGGGAAGATTTTCCGGAGAGGGACGACCTGAAGTGGCGCAAGCATACAGTGCTGCATCGGGAATACGGCGTTACCGAGGAGCGGATCGAATATGTATAA